The sequence CGACAAGATGATCGAGATCTTCTTTGCTAATTCTCAAAAGTTCACAGGCCGTAATGCACTCCACGCTATGATCAGAAACGGTTCTGTTGATAAAATGAGAATAAGAGGTGAAAAATCCGGGTTGACAATTGATATGTGTTGTTACTTCATTTCCGTTCTGATCAAGATAAAAAAGTCTGAGATACCCCGAAACAATATAATAAAGATAATTAGGAACCTTACCAGGCTCTTCTATCACAGTATTTTTTAAAAAAGATACAGGCTCGAAATACTGTTGAACCATTTCAATTTCTTTTGGAGAAAAATCATGGCTGGAACACATGTATTGTAAAAGCTTGTCGTGCATTGAATTTGAATTTATGTCTATTACAAAAATAGTCAAAAGAATACTCAAAGACTTCTGCAAATAAAAAAGATTTTTCACAGGCTCATGTAATATTCTCTGCAAAATAATTGTCTTGTATAAAAAGCTAAATATGAACCGGAAAATTATTCTTCTTTTAAGTCTTGTTTCATCTTCATTCGCATTGGCACAAAGTGTAGAAGGAACTGTTACAGACAAAGAAAATAAACCAATAGCAGAAACTGAGGTACTTATCACAAAAAATGATATTAAATTTTCTGCAATCACAGATGAAAAAGGTTTATTCAAAATTCCTTTGAAAGAGGATGGGGATTATCTACTTGAGATTATAAAAGACGGGGTAAAAACCAACAGTGAGAAAATTACAGTAAAAGGAAATGCAAGAAAGGACATTCAGATCAAGGATGAACCTGTGGTACAGAAAGTAGAAGGAGTAACCGTTACTGCAAAGAAAAAATTATTCGAGAGAAAAGTAGACCGTTTGGTCTTCAATGTTGAGAATTCTGTAGCATCTCAGGGAATTGATGCTATAGAAGCTCTCGCTAAAACACCTATGGTAAAAACCAGTGACGAAGCGATAAGTATTGCCGGGAAAAGTAATGTTGCTGTAATGATTAATGACAGACTCCTGAACCTGAATGGGCAGGAACTTATCAATTATCTGAAGACAATCCGTTCTGATGATATTCTTAAGATTGAGGTAATCACCACACCTCCTGCGAAATATGATGCTGAAGGAAAAAGCGGTCTGATTAATATTATTCTTAAGAAAAATGCCAATCTGGGCTGGAATGGTTCCATTCAGACTTCAGGAAATTATTTTTGGGGAAAACCTACTGTTTCTTCGCGAGGGGGAGCCACCTTTAATTATCAGGGAGAAAAACTGTCCTTAAGCACCAATTTATCGGCTGGCGATAACTACTGGCAGTATAATACTTATAATAATATGTCCGGTATCACCAATAACAATTTTTGGAACAAAGATGGTGACAATCTTAATAATTACAAATACAAAAGCGGAAATATAAAGGCTGAATATAAGATCAATGATAAACATCTTTTCGGAATCAACTATAACTACTCCCATAGTAATCCTAAAGAAATAGGTGTAAGTGAATCGACCCGTTTCAATGGAAAAGAACTGATCAATATTTCTTCAGATTTCAGTAACAGAAACAGCCGTGATGTTCATAATGCTACTGCATTTTATGAAACTAAAATAGACACTGCAGGAGGAAAGCTGAATGTAACAGCTAATTTGATGTTGAATAATTCCAACGCGAGAAACTTTTCCAATACTTATACTCCGCAAGAAGTTTATACCATGGCCAATCCTATCAGTAAATACAGAATTTATTCAGGGCAGGCTGATCTGGAAAAAACATTTGGTAAAATAAAAACGGAATCCGGCGTAAAGTATACGAAGATCAAAAATGATTCTGAATTTAATTTCTTCGACATAATTAAGGGGCAAAACCAGCTTAACCCAGGTAAAACCAATACATTCTTTTATAATGAGGAAAATTATGCCGCTTATGTTTCAACGAACTTTAAAATCAATGATAAATGGGATGCAAAAGCTGGCCTTCGTTACGAGTATACTACATTGGAAGGTATTTCCATGAATGATAATACCTCAGCAAAGATCAAGTATGGAAAATTGTTTCCTACTGCTTATTTAAGTTATAAACCTAATGAAAACAATTCATTTTCATTAAGCTACTCCCGAAGAATTTCACGTCCATATTTTGGAAATCTGAATCCATTTAAGTATTTCACTTCTAACTTTGAGTATACCACCGGAAACCCTTATCTATTACCTTCATTTTCAGATAATTTTGAATTCGGATATGTTTTGAATAACAATCTCAATATTACGTTATATCACAGTTACAACAAAGACAGCTGGGACAGAATTCAGATGATAGATGAGAATTATAGATACACCATTGCTAAAAATTTCTATAATGAAAATCAAACCGGAATCAACATCAGTTATAACTACAATAAACTGAAATGGCTGGAGTCTACTATTTTTGTGAATGGATATTACACCAAAGCGAAATCTTATGACCCATCCATTCTGCCTGTTCCTCCGGGATATAGTGCCAATGTAAACATAGACAATAGTTTCTTCCTCAATAAAGATAAAACAGTGACTTTCTTACTGGGATTATGGGGAAGTCTTCCAAACAGAGATGGAAATACCTATTACTACACCAATGCATCATTGTACACAGGGTTAAAATTAGCATTTATGGATAAAAAGCTTCTTGTCAATCTGTATTTGAATGATGTTCTGAATACCAACCGTGAAAAAGGAATGGAATATTATCCGGATTATAATGTTGATTATCAATATAAAGGAATTACCAGAAACGTTCACCTTTCCCTTACTTACAAATTTGGGAATAATAATGTAAAAGGAGCCACAAAACAGGTGAAGTTCGAAGATTCTAATAGAGCAAACGGAGGCAACAATTAAAAATA is a genomic window of Chryseobacterium nakagawai containing:
- a CDS encoding Crp/Fnr family transcriptional regulator, encoding MHDKLLQYMCSSHDFSPKEIEMVQQYFEPVSFLKNTVIEEPGKVPNYLYYIVSGYLRLFYLDQNGNEVTTHINCQPGFFTSYSHFINRTVSDHSVECITACELLRISKEDLDHLVAESQVMKDFSISAFYCL
- a CDS encoding outer membrane beta-barrel family protein is translated as MNRKIILLLSLVSSSFALAQSVEGTVTDKENKPIAETEVLITKNDIKFSAITDEKGLFKIPLKEDGDYLLEIIKDGVKTNSEKITVKGNARKDIQIKDEPVVQKVEGVTVTAKKKLFERKVDRLVFNVENSVASQGIDAIEALAKTPMVKTSDEAISIAGKSNVAVMINDRLLNLNGQELINYLKTIRSDDILKIEVITTPPAKYDAEGKSGLINIILKKNANLGWNGSIQTSGNYFWGKPTVSSRGGATFNYQGEKLSLSTNLSAGDNYWQYNTYNNMSGITNNNFWNKDGDNLNNYKYKSGNIKAEYKINDKHLFGINYNYSHSNPKEIGVSESTRFNGKELINISSDFSNRNSRDVHNATAFYETKIDTAGGKLNVTANLMLNNSNARNFSNTYTPQEVYTMANPISKYRIYSGQADLEKTFGKIKTESGVKYTKIKNDSEFNFFDIIKGQNQLNPGKTNTFFYNEENYAAYVSTNFKINDKWDAKAGLRYEYTTLEGISMNDNTSAKIKYGKLFPTAYLSYKPNENNSFSLSYSRRISRPYFGNLNPFKYFTSNFEYTTGNPYLLPSFSDNFEFGYVLNNNLNITLYHSYNKDSWDRIQMIDENYRYTIAKNFYNENQTGINISYNYNKLKWLESTIFVNGYYTKAKSYDPSILPVPPGYSANVNIDNSFFLNKDKTVTFLLGLWGSLPNRDGNTYYYTNASLYTGLKLAFMDKKLLVNLYLNDVLNTNREKGMEYYPDYNVDYQYKGITRNVHLSLTYKFGNNNVKGATKQVKFEDSNRANGGNN